The region TGCAAAAAGTATTTGAAACTGAAGTTGTAAAAAATGTATCTTTATTTACTGTAAGGAATGCGAAGATGGAGAACATTAATAAATTTTACCAGGAAAAAAGTGTATTATTGGAGCAAATTTCGAAGAATACATTTCAAATGGTAACAAAATAACGCAAACTGCAACTAAACACACATGAGTTTAATATCGAAAAACGATTTGATTAAAGCTTCCGGCTTAAATAAAATGGGATTCATGAAGAATCCTATTGCAGCTGCTGTAATGAGCATTGCAAAAATAAATGAAGTTAACAAATTATACGATAAACTAAAAGACAAGGAAGATAAAGACTTTTTCGACTCATTTGTGAGAGAAAGAAACCTAAGTTACATTGCTTTTGAAGAGGATCTGGCTAAAATTCCTAAAACAGGACCGTTTATTCTTGTTTCCAATCATCCTCTGGGTGCCATTGACGGTATTTTAATGTGTAAAATCTTATCCGAAATCCGCCCGGATTTCAAAGTGATGGGGAATTTCCTTTTGGAAAAAATCAAACCGATGGAGCCTTATGTTATCTCCGTAAATCCATTTGAGAACAGAAGAGACGCTTACAGCAGTTCATCCGGAATGCGTGAATCCTTGAAGCATTTACAAAACGGGGGCTGTATAGGTATTTTCCCGGCAGGAGAAGTTTCAAATAAAAACAATCCATACGGGGAAATTTTAGATAAGGAATGGGAAAAACCTGCATTAAAGCTTATCAGAATGGCAAAAGTACCGGTAGTTCCTATGTATTTCCATGCCAAGAACAGCCGTTTGTTTTATCAGGTGGCAAAACTTCATCCGAACTTACAGACTTTGATGCTTCCTGCAGAAATGATGAATGACAGGGAAAAGCCTATCAGAATCAGGATCGGAAAGCCTATCACAGTGAAAGCAATGGATGATATGGAAACCATTGAGGAATTGGGCGAATTTCTGAAACGTAAGGTTTATATGATGAAATCTTACTATGAGAAAAGAAAGTCTTTAGCCCAAAGTATCAATCTTCAAAATCTCTATGTAAAATTTCCTTTACTTAAAGAAGAAAATATCGTTCAGAATATTATCGACGAAACTCCGAAAGAGGATATTCTTAAAGACATCAATAAACTGAAAGGCACTGATAAAATGTTTTTCAGCAATGGAAATTATGAGGTATATTTCACTTCTTACGAAGAGATCCCTTCTATTATGAGGGAAATCGGACGTCAGAGAGAACTCACTTTCCGTGCAGTAGGTGAAGGAAGTAATCTTCCTTTTGATTTGGATGAATATGATAAGCATTATCATCATCTTTTCCTTTGGGACAATGCGGAAGAAAAATTAGTTGGGGCTTACCGAATGGCTTTGGGGAAAGAAGTCATGAAAAAATTTGGCATCAAAGGATTTTACACCAGTTCCTTATTTGAATTTGAGCAGGACATCCATCCTTTCTTCAAAAAAGTCATTGAGATGGGACGAGCTTATATCTGTCAGGAATATCAGCAAAAACCTCTTCCTCTTTTCCTTTTATGGAGAGGAATCGTACATGTTTGCCTGAGAAACCCGGATCATAAGTTTCTAATGGGAGGCGTAAGTATTTCCAACAAGTTTTCCGAATTTTCAAAATCTCTGATGATTGAGTTCATGCGTTCTAATTATTATGACTCTGCGGTAGCTCAGTATATTACTCCAAGAAATGAATATAAAGTAAAGCTTAGGGATAGAGATAAAAACCTTTTCTTTGATGAAATGGAATCTGACTTAAATAAGTTGGATAAAATTATTGACGATTTGGAACCCGAACTAAGACTTCCTGTTTTAATAAAAAAATACATCAAACAAAACGCAAAAGTAATTGCTTTCAATGTTGATCCTAACTTCAATGATGCTATTGACGGATTGATGTATATCAGAATAAGCGACCTTCCTGAAAATACGATAAAGCCTGTATTAGAGGAAATGAGCGAACAGATAAGAAAAGAGGAAAATAATTCGGCTGAAAATCAATAGGTTTTTAAGTTTTATTAAAAAAAGTGGGATTAACGCTTGCTTCATATACGAAAACTTACTACTTTTGCATCACTTTAAAACAACGAAGTAAAAGAATGGTTTCTTAGCTCAGTTGGTAGAGCAATGGATTGAAAATCCATGTGTCCCTGGTTCGATTCCTGGAGAAACCACTTAAAAACCACCTGTAAAAAGGTGGTTTTCTTTTCAAAACTGTTTTAAAATAAATTTGCAGGGTTTAATAATTATTATTACTTTTGCACCACTTCAAAAAAGAAGTAAGCCAAATGGTTTCTTAGCTCAGTTGGTAGAGCAATGGATTGAAAATCCATGTGTCCCTGGTTCGATTCCTGGAGAAACCACTTAAAACCGTCTCAATTGAGATGGTTTTTTTTGTTTTTAACATCCATTTACATTCATTTAAAATAAGTATCTTCGCTTTTTTAAATTTCAAATTGAAAATGAAAAGTATCGTTTCCGGGCTGTTTATATTTATTTCTCTTTTTAGCTTCGCTCAGGATGGAATTCAATTTCAGGAACTTCCTTTTAAAGATTTAGTAGCAAAAGCAAAAAAAGAAAAAAAATTGGTGTTCATAGATGCTTATGCCTCTTGGTGTGGCCCCTGCAAAATGATGGAGAAAAATGTTTTTGTCACAAAATCGGTAGGCGATTTTTTCAACAAGAATTTCATCAATGCTCGAATTGATATGGAAAAAGGAGAAGGAAGGGAAGTCGCCACTAAATTTGGCGTGCGTTCATACCCTACTTACCTTTTCTTAAACGGTGAAGGAGAACTGGTTTCTCAAAACTACGGATATATGGAAGAAAGCATGTTCTTGCTCATGGCACAGGATGTCAATTCTCCCAAAAATGCTAAAGGTTCTTTGAAAGAAAGATTTGCCAAAGGTGAAAAAGATCCTGAATTTTTGATTAATATTATTAAACTCAACTCAACTTCTGATTTTGAATTTGCTAAAAAAGCATCCGAAAGATATTTTGAAAACAAGAAAAAAACAGAAGAGTTTACTAAAGATGAGATCGGATATTTATTATATTTCCTAAAATCCACAGAAGATCCCAATTATAAAGTATTTGTTTCAAGAAAATCAGAAGTGATTAAATTCTTACCTGAGAAAACCTATTCAGATTTTGATCATCAGCTCATTTTATCTAACGTTGTAGCACAGTCTATTGATGAAAAAAATAAGCGGATTAATGAAGATTACTTCATGAAAACGGCAGAACCTTTAGTAGGAAAAGAAGAAGCACAGACAAAATTAAACCAGACCAAATTAGCCTACTACGAACAAACGGCGAACTTTACGGAATATGAAAAAACAGCTTTAGAATATTATAAAAAAACAGATTCGTTCGAACCTAATGAACTTTTGAAAGCAGCATGGATTTTTTCTGAGCACGTAAAAAACAAATCCTCACTAAAAAAAGCGGCTGAATGGGCAGAGCAATCTGTAATGCGTGGTGAAACTTCTGAAAACACTTATATCCTGGCAAAAATTTATTTTTTAACAGGGAATACAGAAACGGCTAAGAACTTTGCCGAAATGTCCAGAAATATTGCAGTTCAAAATAACAAAGATGCGAGTCTTGCAGAGGAACTATTAAAACAAATCAAATAATAAAGTCTTGAAAAATAAAATTCTAATCTCCTTATTGGGGTTATTTACATTCCATACCATAAGTGCACAAACAGCTGAAGTGCCTGAAGAAAAACAAGAAATGAAAGTATATGTAAAAGGAAATGCATTACTTATTCCTGTCGGTATTGTAAATGTGGGAATTGAACACCAATTAAGCAAAAAATTTACGGTACAGGGTGATGTTCTTATTTCTCCCTGGAAATCATTTGCTGGAAAACATGCACAAGCTTACTTATTAGGTTTTGACGGGAGGTATTATTTCAGCAAAGCTTTTGAGAAGTTTTATATTGGCGCCAATATTTCTGGAGGTACTTTCAATATACAGAAATGGAACTATTGGAATGACAACTTCTATACACATAAAGATGGTGAAGTAACACCGTATGTACAATCCAATCTTTATCAAAAAGGATATACATTTATTTTAGGAGCAGTCGGTGGATATCAATTCAAGTGGAAAGAAAGATGGAATATAGATATTTATCTTGGAATAGGAACCATGCAGAGTTTTTATAAAGGATATGATAAAATAAGTGGAGACCGTTATGATAACCTAGGAGACAGAATGGGACGTGAATGGGATAGAAGTGGAGAGTGGCTACCTTATCGCGGAGGTGTAATGATCTCTTATAAATTAAAATAATCTCTATGAAATTATTCGGAAGAAATCATATCCTGGTTTGTGTCTTCACTTTTGTGATTCTGTTTTTAATGAATTATTTAGGCAACGAAGAAGCTGATAAAATAGAACGGGCTTTAATGACCGCTTCAGCGGGAGTAATCGGACTAACAATAGGCCTTTTCATTATGAATAAAGGTAAGAATGATAAAAATCCGCCACAGGATTTTGATTAAATAAAAAACGTCAATTGTAAATTTACAATTGACGTTTTTTTTTAATTTTCGTAAATAATATACTTTGTTCTTATCTTTTCAAAATCTTGCAAATCAGATTTCCATGATGCTTTGATTTCTTTCATTGATTTTCCGGCAATAATTTGCTTTCTCAGCTCATCCGTTCCGGCCAACGTATCAAACCATAAGTTTTTAAGGAAGAAATCCAGTTCCGGGTTCTTATAGTTTTTATATGCTTTAATCACCCATTCCAGATTCAATTCCCTAAGATTAGTTTTATAATCCGACAGATTTTCGCCATAACATAATTTTTCGTTTAAAAACGGATCTTTTGCTCCAAAATTAGGTTTGGGAGTAAATTGATATGGTAAATTCGGCGTCCATGGTGAACCATAAATCTGAAACGGTAGATCTGTCCCTCTTCCTACAGAAACCTGCGTTCCTTCAAAAAAACACAGGCTTGGATATAGATTAATAGATTTATCATTCGGTAAATTCGGTGAAGGCTTATCTAAAATCGGATAACGTTGTTTTTTATGATAATTTTTCATCGGAATTACAGTATACTTTGCCTGGGCTCCATTTTTTAGCCACTTTTCTCCGTTGACCATTTTTCCATACTCTCCTATCGTTAAACCATACACAACGGGAACTTCATGCATGCCAACAAAACTTGCCCATTTTTTCTTTAAAACAGGGCCGTCTGTATAACCATCATGAGGATTTGGACGATCCAAAACCACTATTTCAACATTATTCTCTGCTCCTGCTTCCATTAAGTAAGTCAATGTGGAAATATAGGTGTAAAATCTCACTCCCACATCCTGAATATCAAAAACAACAATATCAATCCCTTTCAATTGTTCAGCAGTTGGTTTTTTATTTTTACCGTATAAAGAAACAATCGGAATTCCTGTTTTTACATCTACGCCGTTTTTAACTTTCTCACCTGCGTCTGCATCCCCACGAAAACCGTGTTCAGGAGCAAAAATAGACTGAATTTTAACTCCGTTTCTAACTAAAAAATCTACCAAATGCGTTCGGTCACCCATAAGTCCCGTTTGATTCGTCACAACACCAATTGTCTTATTCTTCAGCAAAGGAAGATAAAGCTCCGGTTGATCCGCTCCGGTTTTGAAACCTGTTTGAGTCTGAGAAGAATATTGATTGAATACTCCTAAAAAAATTAGGCAAATAAGAAGTAAATTTTTAATTTTGAAATCTAAATTCATAAGCTTGAAATTTCCTTTATATTTCTCTAGAAAAATAGCGTTTTCCAAAGATAACAAAAATAATCTCTCAAGGGTTATTATCTTCATAGGCAGACTTTCCGTGGCTTTAGGGATCATTGTTTCCCTCATTACGGTTTCTACCGGCTTTGGTTCTAAGAAAGCGATCAAGGAAAGACTGGCGGATTTCAGCGGACACATTACCATAAAATCTACCAAATCCAACTCATCTTACAATACTTCTGTTCTGGATAATCAGGGACTGCAGCTTCAGAAAATAAAGGATCTTCCGGATGTAGCAAGTGTTCAGAAATATGCTACTGTAACAGGTATTATGCGTAATGAGCATAATTTTGCAGGAATTATCTTTAAAGGAATCGGAAAGGATTTTGACAGTCTTCGTTTTAAAAAATTCTTAATTGAAGGACGAACTCCCGTTGTTACGGAAATAGGCTATAATCATGGAGTAACTATTTCTCAAAAAATCGCCAATGATCTCCATCTCAAACTGAAAGACAGTATCGTTACGGTGTTTTCTAAGGTGGATCAAAAACCAATTTACAGAAAATTCGAGGTCGTTGGAATTTATAAAACAGATATTAAGATGATTGATGAGCAGTTCGTTATCGGAGGTATCAATCATGTTAGAAAAATTCAGGATATGAAACCTGATGAAGTGGGCGGAATCGACATTTTCCTGAAAAATGTGAATGATATTGACAAAGATTATCCTGACATTGAAAAATTAATCGGTTATAAAAATTATGCTGAAAAAGCCACCGAAAAATTTCCTCAGATCACTGACTGGATAAGCATTTATGATGTCAATATTGCTCTCATCATTATTATCATGTTGGTTGTAGTAATCATTAATATCATCATGGTTCTTTTAATCCTCATTATCGAGAGAACAAATTCAATCGGATTACTTAAAACGTTGGGAGCAAGCAATTCTCAAATTAGAGCAACTTTTATTAATTATACATTAATTATTATGATCCCCGGACTTTTGTATGGAAATGCAATCGGTCTTGGATTGATACTTATCCAAAAGTTTTTTGGAGTAATAAAACTTAATCCTGAAAACTATTATGTAAGTACAGTCCCGGTAGATCTTAACCCCATCGCAATTATATCAATTTCAGCAGGAATCTTAATTATCTCCGGATTGGCCTTAATTATTCCTAGTTATCTGATCAGTAAAATTTCACCTGTTAAAGTAATTAAATATAGCTAATTCACTTTATCCTATATCCTGATCTTTGATTCGGATGCAATTTAAAAAACCTTATCTTTGCAGGGCTTATAAAACATTTATGAAATACGCAGAAAATATTCTTGAAACTATAGGAAATACCCCATTAGTAAAGCTTAATAAGGTTTTAGGGGAAGACTTTCCTGCATTAGTTTTAGCAAAAGTAGAAACTTTCAATCCTGGAAATTCTGTAAAAGACAGAATGGCGCTGAAAATGATTGAAGACGCAGAAAAGGATGGAAGATTAAAACCTGGAGGAACCATCATTGAAGGAACTTCAGGAAATACAGGAATGGGATTGGCTCTTGCTGCGATCATCAAAGGATACAAATGTATTTTTGTAACCAATTCTAAACAGTCAAAAGAAAAATGTGATATTCTTCGTGCCGTTGGAGCTGAAGTGATCGTTTGTCCGACAGACGTAAAACCTACAGATCCACGTTCTTACTACTCGGTTTCAAAAAGACTGGCAAAGGAAACGGAAAACGGATGGTATGTTAATCAATACGATAATTTATCCAACAGAGCAGCTCATTATGAGTCTACAGCACCTGAAATTTGGGAACAAACAGAAGGAAAACTGACACATTTCGTAGTGGGAGCAGGAACGGGAGGTACCATTACAGGCTGCGGAAAGTTCTTTAAAGAAAAAAATCCAGCTATTAAAGTAATTGGTGTTGACACTTATGGTTCTATCCTAAAAGAAATTCACGAAACAGGAGAAGTGAATTTAGGAAATGCTTATACCTACATCACTGAAGGAATTGGTGAAGATATTCTTCCTGAAAACTATGATATGTCTGTGATTGATCATTTTGAAAAAGTGACGGATAAAGACGGTGCGGTTTATGCAAGAAAACTGGCTAAAGAAGAAGGAATTTTCTGCGGATATTCTGCAGGAAGCGCCATTGCTTCTCTGGTTCAGATGAAAGATCAGTTTACAAAAGATGATGTGATCGTAGTTCTATTACACGACCACGGTTCAAGATACGTTGGGAAAATCTACAACGATGAATGGATGAAGGAAATGGGTTGGTTAGATTAATCACTTTTCACAATAAAAATAAAACTCAGAGTGTCTTGCTCTGAGTTTTTTGTTTTTTTATTCTTTAATATTTTGTTTTAAAACCTGTTTTAAAGTACTGTAATCTTTCTCACTCATTGATTTTCGCGGAAACATATAACTATACTTTCCTTCAACTGTAATAAATTCATTATTGCTGTCGAAGTACTCAAAATCTTTCCATTCACTGGTTTCTTTTTCATTGTCAATATTTACTGTAAAAAAATTCTGATCAAAGCGAATTTCATATGTATTACAGTTTTCAAGCCTATTTAAATAAGCATTTACCTGTTTTTTCCATCTCGATACTTTATTAATACTTACTGAAAGAAAAATGGCACAAAGCAAAAACAGAAAGCTTACAAAATATAGAATTCCATATTTTTCTTTTGTGAAATCATCTTTAAAGAAAAACATAATCAGTAAAATCAATCCTACAACAATTGTTGTCATTGTTTTTCCTCTTGTCGTTGATGAAAAAAACAAACTCCCCTGATTCCCGCTAAAATATATTTCCTCGAAATCCTGTCTTTTAGGTCTTAAAACCACTACTCTTTCTTCACTCATACTTATTAATTTCTGTGCACAAAGATAAGATTTTCATCCTACCACAATCATCCATTTACTTATCCTTCTTCATATTTATGACTGATTGCCGAAAGTTTATTCATGAGTTCCCTGTTTCTGTGTTTTAAATCTTCCATTTTTTTCAGCATATCATGAATAACTTCCAGTCCCGGAAGATTGATTTCAAGATCATAATGCCAGTTCGCAAACCTTTCAAAAGAAGGCAGATCTTCATATCTCAGATACCTGATTTCATTTTCTGTCTGAATCGTAAGCAAACCCGAATCTACCAGTTCATCAAAAAAAGTAATTTCAATATTGTATATTTTTACGAGTTCTTCTCGTGATATTCTTTCACTCATGACCTTAGGAGTTTTTAAGTTGTTCAAAAAGTTCTTTTTGTTTTTCAGTAAGATTTGTCGGCAATTTCACTTCATAAGTCACAAACAGATCGCCAAACTCCCCTTCCTTTTTATATACGGGAAAACCTTTTCCTTTCAATCTTACAGTAGTACCGTTTTGTGTTTCAGGTTTTACTTTAAGATTAACACTACCAGTCAATGTATTTACTTTTACATCACCTCCTAAAACGGCAGTGTATAAATCTATAGAAACTTTCGTTTTCAGATCATCTCCTATTCTTTCAAAATTAGGATCAGCAGGAATAGTAAAAGTGATATATAAATCTCCATTCGGACCTCCATTAAAACCCGGATTTCCGTGACCTTTTAGTTTAATTTGCTGCCCGTCATATACGCCGGCCGGAATGGTAATTCTTACTTTTTTACCATTAATATCAAAAGTCTGTGGATGGGTTGTGGCTGCATCTTTTAAACTTAAATTCAACTCTGCATGTACGTCCTGTCCCTTAAATTTTCCGGAAGCACTTCCTCTCGAACTTCTGCCGAAACCTCCTCCTGCTCCACCGAACATACTTTGGAAAAAATCTGAAAAATCTTCTCCTTCCCCAAAATTGGCTTCGGAAAATCCACCACCGAAATTTCCACTCTGGTTCTGACTTTGATATTGTCTCTGCTGTTGCTGAGCTTTTTCATATTCTTCCCCATGCTTCCAGTGTTCTCCGTATTTATCGTACTTTTTACGATTTTCAGGATTGCTGAGCACTTCATTGGCTTCATTAAGCTCTTTGAATTTTCTTTCAGCTTCTTTGTCATCCGGATTTAAATCGGGGTGCAGCTTTCTAGCTAATTTTCGATAGGCTTTTTTAATGTCATCCTGCGTTGCACTCTTATCTACACCTAAAATTTTATAGTAATCTATATATGCCATAGAAACCTTTTTACTCAAATTTAAGGAATTTATGCATGAAATTAATACAACTGAATGTTAAAAATAAACCTATCTTTGATTAAAAAGCAGCCCATGAAAGAAGTGTTAAAAAACTACTCAGGAATCATCCTTTTATTGCTAGGAATCACCATTGGAAGCATTATTGGAATTGTTGCTCCCAATGTGGTTTATTACATTAAACCTTTAGGTGATATTTTCCTGAACCTTCTTTTTGTAAGCGTAGTCCCGCTGGTATTTTTTGCTGTTTCCAATTCTATCGCCTCATTAGAACAGCAATCCAAATTTGGAAAGATCATGGTAACAATGGCTTTTACCTTTCTGTTTTTTATTTTAACGGCCGCTGTTTTTACGATTTGTGCAGTTTATTTATTTCCCGTTTCGGGAGTTTCCGGAAGCTCTGAAATCGTGCAAGAAGCCGCTAATAATGACAGTTGGGGCAACAGAATTGTTGGATTTTTTACGGTTGGCGAGTTTACTCAGCTTTTTTCAAGACAAAATATGTTAGCTCTTTTAATTTTTGCTTTTATGACGGGTTTTTCAGCCAGAAAAGCAGGAGAAAAGGGTCAGGTTTTCAGGTCTTTTATTGCTTCGGGATATGAAGTTATGAAGGAGCTTCTTTTATTGATTATGAAAGTTGCTCCCGTTGGTTTAGGAGCTTATTTTGCTTATCAGGTGGCAACTTTAGGACCTCAGCTTTTTGGGTTTTATGCTAAACCTTTAGGACTCTATTATATTGCAGGAATTGTTTATTTCTTAGCCTTTTTCTCTCTCTATGCTTTTATGGCAAAAGGACAAAATGGAGTGAAGAGTTTCTGGACCCATGCTATTTATCCTACTTTAACCGCTTTGAGTACTTGCAGCAGCTTTGCAACCATGCCGGCTAATTTACAGGCCGCATCAAAGATGGGTATTCCAAGCCAGATTTCAAATATTGTGATTCCTATTGGTACGACTTTACATAAAAACGGTTCGTCGATGTCCTCCATTATTAAAATCTACGTTGCTTTTTTAATTATAGGAAGAGACTTTTTTGAT is a window of Candidatus Chryseobacterium colombiense DNA encoding:
- a CDS encoding lysophospholipid acyltransferase family protein, whose translation is MSLISKNDLIKASGLNKMGFMKNPIAAAVMSIAKINEVNKLYDKLKDKEDKDFFDSFVRERNLSYIAFEEDLAKIPKTGPFILVSNHPLGAIDGILMCKILSEIRPDFKVMGNFLLEKIKPMEPYVISVNPFENRRDAYSSSSGMRESLKHLQNGGCIGIFPAGEVSNKNNPYGEILDKEWEKPALKLIRMAKVPVVPMYFHAKNSRLFYQVAKLHPNLQTLMLPAEMMNDREKPIRIRIGKPITVKAMDDMETIEELGEFLKRKVYMMKSYYEKRKSLAQSINLQNLYVKFPLLKEENIVQNIIDETPKEDILKDINKLKGTDKMFFSNGNYEVYFTSYEEIPSIMREIGRQRELTFRAVGEGSNLPFDLDEYDKHYHHLFLWDNAEEKLVGAYRMALGKEVMKKFGIKGFYTSSLFEFEQDIHPFFKKVIEMGRAYICQEYQQKPLPLFLLWRGIVHVCLRNPDHKFLMGGVSISNKFSEFSKSLMIEFMRSNYYDSAVAQYITPRNEYKVKLRDRDKNLFFDEMESDLNKLDKIIDDLEPELRLPVLIKKYIKQNAKVIAFNVDPNFNDAIDGLMYIRISDLPENTIKPVLEEMSEQIRKEENNSAENQ
- a CDS encoding thioredoxin family protein — encoded protein: MKSIVSGLFIFISLFSFAQDGIQFQELPFKDLVAKAKKEKKLVFIDAYASWCGPCKMMEKNVFVTKSVGDFFNKNFINARIDMEKGEGREVATKFGVRSYPTYLFLNGEGELVSQNYGYMEESMFLLMAQDVNSPKNAKGSLKERFAKGEKDPEFLINIIKLNSTSDFEFAKKASERYFENKKKTEEFTKDEIGYLLYFLKSTEDPNYKVFVSRKSEVIKFLPEKTYSDFDHQLILSNVVAQSIDEKNKRINEDYFMKTAEPLVGKEEAQTKLNQTKLAYYEQTANFTEYEKTALEYYKKTDSFEPNELLKAAWIFSEHVKNKSSLKKAAEWAEQSVMRGETSENTYILAKIYFLTGNTETAKNFAEMSRNIAVQNNKDASLAEELLKQIK
- a CDS encoding DUF3575 domain-containing protein, with the translated sequence MKNKILISLLGLFTFHTISAQTAEVPEEKQEMKVYVKGNALLIPVGIVNVGIEHQLSKKFTVQGDVLISPWKSFAGKHAQAYLLGFDGRYYFSKAFEKFYIGANISGGTFNIQKWNYWNDNFYTHKDGEVTPYVQSNLYQKGYTFILGAVGGYQFKWKERWNIDIYLGIGTMQSFYKGYDKISGDRYDNLGDRMGREWDRSGEWLPYRGGVMISYKLK
- a CDS encoding DUF1343 domain-containing protein; the encoded protein is MNLDFKIKNLLLICLIFLGVFNQYSSQTQTGFKTGADQPELYLPLLKNKTIGVVTNQTGLMGDRTHLVDFLVRNGVKIQSIFAPEHGFRGDADAGEKVKNGVDVKTGIPIVSLYGKNKKPTAEQLKGIDIVVFDIQDVGVRFYTYISTLTYLMEAGAENNVEIVVLDRPNPHDGYTDGPVLKKKWASFVGMHEVPVVYGLTIGEYGKMVNGEKWLKNGAQAKYTVIPMKNYHKKQRYPILDKPSPNLPNDKSINLYPSLCFFEGTQVSVGRGTDLPFQIYGSPWTPNLPYQFTPKPNFGAKDPFLNEKLCYGENLSDYKTNLRELNLEWVIKAYKNYKNPELDFFLKNLWFDTLAGTDELRKQIIAGKSMKEIKASWKSDLQDFEKIRTKYIIYEN
- a CDS encoding FtsX-like permease family protein, translated to MKFPLYFSRKIAFSKDNKNNLSRVIIFIGRLSVALGIIVSLITVSTGFGSKKAIKERLADFSGHITIKSTKSNSSYNTSVLDNQGLQLQKIKDLPDVASVQKYATVTGIMRNEHNFAGIIFKGIGKDFDSLRFKKFLIEGRTPVVTEIGYNHGVTISQKIANDLHLKLKDSIVTVFSKVDQKPIYRKFEVVGIYKTDIKMIDEQFVIGGINHVRKIQDMKPDEVGGIDIFLKNVNDIDKDYPDIEKLIGYKNYAEKATEKFPQITDWISIYDVNIALIIIIMLVVVIINIIMVLLILIIERTNSIGLLKTLGASNSQIRATFINYTLIIMIPGLLYGNAIGLGLILIQKFFGVIKLNPENYYVSTVPVDLNPIAIISISAGILIISGLALIIPSYLISKISPVKVIKYS
- a CDS encoding pyridoxal-phosphate dependent enzyme, which encodes MKYAENILETIGNTPLVKLNKVLGEDFPALVLAKVETFNPGNSVKDRMALKMIEDAEKDGRLKPGGTIIEGTSGNTGMGLALAAIIKGYKCIFVTNSKQSKEKCDILRAVGAEVIVCPTDVKPTDPRSYYSVSKRLAKETENGWYVNQYDNLSNRAAHYESTAPEIWEQTEGKLTHFVVGAGTGGTITGCGKFFKEKNPAIKVIGVDTYGSILKEIHETGEVNLGNAYTYITEGIGEDILPENYDMSVIDHFEKVTDKDGAVYARKLAKEEGIFCGYSAGSAIASLVQMKDQFTKDDVIVVLLHDHGSRYVGKIYNDEWMKEMGWLD
- a CDS encoding chaperone modulator CbpM, whose amino-acid sequence is MSERISREELVKIYNIEITFFDELVDSGLLTIQTENEIRYLRYEDLPSFERFANWHYDLEINLPGLEVIHDMLKKMEDLKHRNRELMNKLSAISHKYEEG
- a CDS encoding J domain-containing protein, with protein sequence MAYIDYYKILGVDKSATQDDIKKAYRKLARKLHPDLNPDDKEAERKFKELNEANEVLSNPENRKKYDKYGEHWKHGEEYEKAQQQQRQYQSQNQSGNFGGGFSEANFGEGEDFSDFFQSMFGGAGGGFGRSSRGSASGKFKGQDVHAELNLSLKDAATTHPQTFDINGKKVRITIPAGVYDGQQIKLKGHGNPGFNGGPNGDLYITFTIPADPNFERIGDDLKTKVSIDLYTAVLGGDVKVNTLTGSVNLKVKPETQNGTTVRLKGKGFPVYKKEGEFGDLFVTYEVKLPTNLTEKQKELFEQLKNS
- a CDS encoding dicarboxylate/amino acid:cation symporter — translated: MKEVLKNYSGIILLLLGITIGSIIGIVAPNVVYYIKPLGDIFLNLLFVSVVPLVFFAVSNSIASLEQQSKFGKIMVTMAFTFLFFILTAAVFTICAVYLFPVSGVSGSSEIVQEAANNDSWGNRIVGFFTVGEFTQLFSRQNMLALLIFAFMTGFSARKAGEKGQVFRSFIASGYEVMKELLLLIMKVAPVGLGAYFAYQVATLGPQLFGFYAKPLGLYYIAGIVYFLAFFSLYAFMAKGQNGVKSFWTHAIYPTLTALSTCSSFATMPANLQAASKMGIPSQISNIVIPIGTTLHKNGSSMSSIIKIYVAFLIIGRDFFDPTNLLLALGITVFVSIVAGGIPNGGYIGEMLMISVYKLPQEAIPAVMIIGTLVDPLATVLNAVGQLVASMFVSRFVKV